From the Caldicellulosiruptoraceae bacterium PP1 genome, one window contains:
- the hypA gene encoding hydrogenase maturation nickel metallochaperone HypA codes for MHEYYVTQQMIEIATDEAKKANAKKINKISVVVGELTGIIDESLKFYFDLLVKGTILEGSELEIINKKAKLRCQQCNLLFERTNTFLCPKCNSKSKLTEHGKEFYIESIEVDV; via the coding sequence ATGCACGAATATTATGTAACTCAGCAGATGATTGAGATAGCAACAGATGAAGCAAAAAAAGCTAATGCAAAAAAAATAAATAAAATTTCTGTAGTTGTTGGCGAACTTACTGGTATTATAGATGAATCATTAAAGTTTTATTTTGATTTATTAGTAAAAGGAACAATACTTGAAGGTTCTGAACTTGAAATAATAAATAAAAAGGCAAAACTAAGATGTCAGCAATGCAATCTTTTATTTGAAAGAACAAATACATTTTTATGCCCGAAATGCAACTCAAAAAGTAAATTAACAGAACATGGAAAGGAATTTTATATAGAATCAATCGAGGTTGATGTTTGA
- a CDS encoding NADH-quinone oxidoreductase subunit L: MGLSLLLLIFFPIIMAAIFLLFDNSNIRKAAVFFMSLVLIALMAYVLLGGSREVTLNEGTKIALEYLITFADYFLMAVMFLIGLKYNNKIIMALVVLQFVPLTIFEFTSGKIEIQDVFYVDHLTMIMLMLINVVGPLIAIFALQYMKEHEHHLHLKKSKQNVFFATIALFLGAMNGIVLSNSIAWIYFFWEITTLCSFLLISHDKTKESINNAQRALLLNSIGGVAFVIGIILTYKYANTLEITQLLKSGDASLLIVPIAFLVLAGSTKSAQLPFQSWLLGAMVAPTPVSALLHSSTMVKAGVYLILRLAPLYIDNWLGQIVAVFGGFTFAVAALLAITQTNAKRILAYSTISNLGLIILLSSIPSIFAIYGAALLIVLHGVSKALLFLCVGTIEQGIGSRDIEDMDGIRTRMPLTANMTILGAVSMLLPPFGVLITKWIAIEAATSNPIALALVIFGSAFTVVFWSKFIGKIISTDKNYVRIEKFEALRHTPLYIITLLVTLVSIFMIQFSNTFIAPFIKEAYSRFSNIDQAALENLKIKDFMGFNPVVFFGILLLSIFLGYVIYVMFKPKRYVNSYVSAEDTVDGKFLSIKDENVELTFKNYYLSDILSEKKVTFAANIVSIALIVIMFGVIIK; the protein is encoded by the coding sequence ATGGGGTTAAGTTTACTTCTACTAATATTCTTTCCAATTATTATGGCAGCAATATTTTTACTATTTGATAACAGCAATATTAGAAAAGCGGCTGTTTTTTTTATGTCCCTTGTTCTAATAGCTTTAATGGCATATGTTCTTCTTGGAGGAAGTAGAGAAGTTACATTAAATGAAGGGACAAAGATAGCATTAGAATATTTGATTACTTTTGCTGATTATTTCTTAATGGCAGTTATGTTTTTAATTGGACTTAAGTACAACAACAAAATTATTATGGCACTTGTCGTTCTTCAGTTTGTTCCTTTAACAATTTTTGAATTTACAAGTGGGAAAATTGAAATTCAAGATGTTTTTTATGTTGACCATCTAACAATGATAATGCTTATGTTAATTAATGTCGTAGGACCATTAATTGCTATATTTGCTTTACAATATATGAAAGAACATGAGCATCATCTTCACTTAAAAAAATCTAAACAGAATGTATTTTTTGCAACAATTGCATTATTTTTAGGTGCAATGAATGGTATAGTTCTGTCAAATAGTATAGCATGGATTTATTTCTTCTGGGAAATAACTACATTATGTTCGTTTTTATTAATATCTCACGATAAAACAAAGGAATCCATAAACAATGCCCAAAGAGCACTATTATTAAATTCCATAGGTGGAGTAGCTTTTGTAATAGGGATTATTTTAACATATAAATATGCAAATACACTTGAGATAACACAGCTTCTAAAATCTGGCGATGCAAGTTTATTAATTGTTCCTATTGCTTTTTTGGTATTAGCTGGTTCAACAAAATCTGCTCAGCTTCCTTTCCAAAGCTGGCTTTTAGGAGCAATGGTGGCACCAACACCTGTGTCAGCGCTTTTACACTCAAGCACAATGGTAAAGGCTGGTGTTTATCTTATTTTAAGACTTGCACCACTATACATTGATAATTGGTTAGGTCAGATTGTTGCCGTTTTTGGTGGATTTACGTTTGCAGTTGCTGCACTTTTAGCTATAACTCAAACAAATGCAAAGAGGATATTGGCATACTCTACAATTTCAAATTTAGGGCTTATTATTTTGTTATCTTCTATTCCAAGTATTTTTGCAATTTATGGTGCAGCTCTTTTAATTGTTCTTCATGGTGTATCAAAAGCATTATTATTCCTTTGTGTAGGAACAATTGAACAGGGTATAGGCTCAAGAGACATAGAGGATATGGATGGAATTAGGACAAGAATGCCTTTGACTGCAAACATGACCATATTGGGTGCTGTTTCAATGCTCTTACCACCCTTTGGTGTACTAATTACAAAATGGATAGCAATTGAAGCTGCAACAAGCAATCCAATTGCATTAGCTTTAGTAATTTTCGGCAGTGCATTTACTGTTGTATTCTGGTCTAAATTTATTGGAAAGATTATTTCAACAGATAAAAATTATGTAAGAATAGAAAAATTTGAGGCGTTAAGACATACACCTTTATATATCATAACTTTATTGGTAACATTAGTAAGTATATTTATGATTCAATTTTCAAATACTTTTATAGCTCCTTTTATTAAAGAGGCTTACTCAAGATTTAGTAACATAGACCAAGCAGCATTAGAGAATCTAAAGATTAAAGACTTTATGGGCTTTAATCCAGTAGTATTTTTTGGGATTTTACTTTTGAGCATATTTTTAGGTTATGTTATTTATGTTATGTTTAAACCTAAAAGATATGTAAATTCATATGTTTCTGCCGAAGATACTGTTGATGGTAAGTTTTTAAGTATTAAAGATGAAAATGTGGAATTAACTTTTAAGAATTATTATCTTTCAGATATATTATCAGAGAAAAAGGTGACATTTGCTGCTAACATTGTTTCTATTGCTCTTATTGTTATAATGTTTGGGGTGATTATAAAGTGA
- the hypF gene encoding carbamoyltransferase HypF, protein MIKRKRYTFKGLVQGVGFRPFIFKIAKELNLVGFVKNIGIGVIAEFQGDEKQFIELNEKIHKLKPENAIIESIQIEDIETIENEKEFKIEASSHDQIDTIIPHDMAICSDCINEFFDNKNRHYQNFFISCTNCGPRYTMIKKLPYDRENTTMDKFKFCKECEDEYFSPTDRRFNAQSTTCEKCGPRYYGFSFEENNEIKFSRNIEYIDFLSKKILEGKIVALKGIGGFHLIANPYDDNVVERLMTSKKRESKPMALICKDIEDVKEICYVSKYEENLFNSNISPIILFSKKKDIFNNVSDNLNTLGIMRAYTATYYYLLRKTNLKFLIATSANISKVPMIIDQNEALEKLKGISDILIWHDREIYRRCDDSVVSFVNDKNIIIRSGRGYAPTYKRLEKADKIIAFGAQEKNSISIAHKNNIISSQFIGDLDSKENIEYYEKTINDYINLFSFEPEISISDKHPQYYSTQYAKDFAKTYNTKIYYLQHHVAHIYSVMLEKNIEKCIGFAFDGTGYGDDGNIWGSEGFIIDKINYKRVFHIDYYNLIGGEKAIKEPIRLAYYYASKIDPLFTQRYFANSKYSNILEFIIKGANIVDYPLTSSMGRLFDIVGTLLNIGETNKYEAMIPMHLESIAEKSEKGYYETIIKFSHTSILDVMQIIQNIIDDIKNGIDKSIISAKFHNTITKIVVDITKYLKQNYNISTVVLSGGVFQNRFLLERTLNELNNHEFNVYINEVYPINDGGISAGQVYYGYLFKKYSEE, encoded by the coding sequence TTGATTAAGAGAAAAAGATATACATTTAAAGGTTTAGTTCAAGGGGTCGGGTTTCGACCCTTTATTTTTAAAATAGCAAAAGAATTAAATCTTGTAGGTTTTGTTAAAAATATTGGTATTGGTGTTATAGCAGAATTTCAAGGTGATGAGAAACAATTTATTGAATTAAATGAAAAGATTCACAAATTAAAACCAGAAAATGCAATAATAGAAAGCATTCAGATTGAAGATATTGAAACAATTGAAAATGAGAAGGAATTTAAGATTGAGGCAAGCTCACACGATCAAATAGATACAATTATTCCTCATGATATGGCCATATGTTCTGACTGCATTAATGAATTTTTCGATAATAAAAATAGACATTATCAAAATTTTTTCATTTCATGTACTAATTGTGGGCCAAGATATACTATGATAAAGAAGTTACCTTATGATAGAGAAAATACAACAATGGACAAATTTAAGTTTTGTAAAGAATGTGAAGATGAATATTTTTCACCTACAGATAGAAGGTTTAATGCTCAATCAACTACATGTGAAAAATGTGGTCCAAGATATTATGGATTTTCTTTTGAAGAGAATAATGAAATTAAGTTTAGTAGAAATATAGAGTATATTGATTTTCTCTCAAAAAAGATTTTAGAAGGTAAAATTGTTGCATTAAAAGGAATTGGAGGTTTTCACCTTATAGCAAATCCTTATGATGATAATGTAGTAGAAAGACTTATGACATCTAAGAAAAGAGAAAGCAAACCTATGGCCTTAATTTGCAAAGATATTGAGGATGTAAAAGAAATATGTTATGTTTCAAAGTATGAAGAAAATCTTTTTAATTCTAATATTAGCCCCATAATATTATTTAGTAAAAAGAAAGATATATTTAATAACGTATCTGATAACCTAAATACCTTAGGAATAATGAGAGCATATACTGCTACCTATTATTATTTACTTAGAAAAACTAATTTAAAGTTTCTAATTGCTACATCAGCTAATATAAGTAAAGTTCCCATGATTATTGACCAAAATGAAGCGTTAGAAAAACTAAAAGGGATTTCAGATATTCTTATTTGGCATGATAGAGAAATTTATAGAAGATGTGATGATAGCGTTGTTAGTTTTGTAAATGACAAAAACATTATAATTAGATCTGGTAGAGGATATGCACCAACTTACAAAAGGTTAGAAAAAGCTGATAAGATAATTGCTTTTGGTGCTCAAGAAAAGAATAGCATTAGTATTGCTCATAAAAATAATATAATCTCTTCGCAATTTATTGGAGATTTAGATTCAAAAGAAAATATAGAATATTACGAAAAAACAATAAATGATTATATTAACCTATTTTCATTTGAGCCAGAGATTTCAATATCAGATAAACATCCGCAATATTATTCAACTCAATATGCTAAGGATTTTGCAAAAACATATAATACAAAAATCTATTACCTTCAACATCACGTAGCACACATTTATTCTGTTATGCTCGAAAAAAATATCGAAAAATGTATTGGTTTTGCATTCGATGGAACTGGCTATGGAGATGATGGTAACATATGGGGTTCAGAAGGGTTTATTATAGATAAAATTAACTATAAAAGAGTATTTCATATTGATTATTATAATCTAATAGGCGGAGAAAAAGCCATTAAAGAACCGATAAGACTTGCATACTATTATGCAAGCAAAATTGATCCATTGTTTACACAAAGATATTTTGCAAATTCAAAATACAGCAATATTTTAGAATTTATAATAAAAGGAGCAAATATTGTAGATTACCCACTTACATCAAGTATGGGTAGACTTTTTGATATAGTAGGAACTCTACTTAACATAGGTGAAACTAATAAATATGAAGCAATGATACCAATGCATTTAGAAAGCATTGCTGAAAAAAGTGAAAAAGGATATTATGAAACAATCATAAAATTTTCACATACATCGATACTTGATGTTATGCAAATTATACAAAATATAATCGATGATATTAAAAATGGAATTGATAAAAGTATAATTTCAGCTAAATTTCACAATACAATTACAAAAATTGTGGTTGATATAACTAAATATTTGAAGCAAAATTATAATATTAGTACTGTTGTTTTGTCAGGAGGAGTATTTCAAAATAGGTTTTTATTAGAAAGAACATTAAATGAACTTAATAATCATGAATTTAATGTATATATTAATGAAGTATATCCTATAAATGATGGTGGGATTTCAGCTGGACAAGTCTATTATGGATACTTATTTAAAAAATATAGTGAGGAATGA
- a CDS encoding NADH-quinone oxidoreductase subunit C — MLSNTREIRIEDLRKEVAEYKFKGYRYVTSSCSDLGEGKFDIIYHFDKDYNLENLRITVEENQVVPSISDIYFAAVLVENEIKDLYGINFEGLLVDYEGKFLITEDVEEAPMRKKPVVKLKKGDNQVG, encoded by the coding sequence GTGTTAAGTAATACTCGTGAGATAAGAATAGAAGATTTGCGAAAAGAAGTTGCTGAATATAAATTTAAAGGTTATAGGTATGTTACTTCTTCTTGCTCTGATTTGGGTGAAGGCAAATTTGATATAATTTATCATTTTGATAAAGACTACAACTTAGAAAATCTAAGAATTACTGTTGAAGAAAATCAAGTTGTTCCATCAATATCAGATATTTATTTTGCAGCAGTTCTTGTTGAAAATGAAATAAAGGACCTTTATGGGATAAACTTTGAAGGGCTTCTTGTTGATTATGAAGGAAAATTCTTAATTACAGAAGATGTAGAAGAAGCACCTATGAGAAAAAAACCAGTTGTAAAACTTAAGAAAGGGGATAATCAGGTTGGGTAA
- the hypB gene encoding hydrogenase nickel incorporation protein HypB, producing the protein MEIKILKDILQRNEDRANQIRSFLNEKKSVLFNVMGSPGAGKTSFITSLINRIDKNIYVIEGDVASSIDAQKIASLGVKTIQINTGGACHLVSETIFDALNELKIDEGSIIFVENIGNLICPASFDIGENYRIVISSAAEGDDKPYKYPDMFEKADLVVLSKMDVADIIGFDKQNYLNGLNMIKDNINLVEVSFKTGYGLDNLIQTINKMVESKS; encoded by the coding sequence ATGGAAATTAAGATTTTAAAAGATATTTTGCAAAGAAATGAAGATAGAGCTAATCAGATAAGATCTTTCTTGAATGAAAAAAAATCTGTATTGTTCAATGTAATGGGTTCACCAGGAGCTGGTAAGACATCATTTATTACGTCATTGATAAATAGGATTGATAAAAATATATATGTAATAGAAGGAGATGTTGCTTCAAGTATTGATGCACAAAAAATAGCATCATTAGGAGTAAAAACAATACAGATAAATACAGGTGGTGCATGCCATTTAGTTTCTGAAACTATTTTTGATGCCTTAAATGAACTCAAAATTGATGAAGGTTCGATAATATTTGTAGAAAACATAGGAAATCTTATTTGTCCTGCATCATTTGATATAGGTGAGAATTACAGGATTGTTATTTCAAGTGCTGCAGAAGGTGATGATAAACCTTATAAATACCCTGATATGTTTGAAAAAGCTGATCTTGTTGTTTTATCAAAAATGGATGTTGCAGATATTATTGGGTTTGATAAACAGAATTATTTAAATGGTCTTAATATGATAAAAGATAATATTAACTTAGTTGAAGTATCATTTAAAACAGGATATGGATTAGATAATCTAATCCAAACTATAAATAAGATGGTGGAGAGCAAATCTTGA
- a CDS encoding nickel-dependent hydrogenase large subunit, which produces MGKRTIMPFGPQHPVLPEPIQLKLVLEDEKVVEAIPAIGYVHRGLEKLAEEKDLNQNIYVVERVCGICSFMHALTYCQGIEELMGVEVPDRARYLRVVWGELHRLHSHHLWLGLLADAFGYESLFMQCWRNRELVMDLMEATAGSRVIISTNIIGGVRRDIDSEQQKYILTNLDKLEEELKKIESAFLDDYTVKKRLVDVGVLSKKEAEEVSCVGPMARASGINTDLRMTGYAAYNELDFEPIVETDGDSYARMKVRLRECYQSIDLLRQVFSKIPEGPISVPVKGFPNGEIVSRVEQPRGEVLYYIKANGTKNLDRLRIRTPTFSNIPALMKILQGADLAEVPLLILTIDPCISCTER; this is translated from the coding sequence TTGGGTAAAAGAACTATAATGCCATTTGGGCCTCAACATCCTGTTTTACCCGAGCCTATTCAATTGAAGCTTGTTTTGGAAGACGAAAAGGTTGTAGAGGCTATACCAGCAATTGGATATGTCCATAGAGGACTTGAAAAATTGGCAGAAGAGAAAGACCTTAATCAGAATATATATGTTGTTGAAAGAGTTTGCGGGATATGTAGTTTTATGCATGCTTTGACATATTGTCAAGGTATTGAGGAACTAATGGGAGTGGAAGTACCAGATAGAGCTAGATACCTAAGAGTTGTTTGGGGTGAACTTCATAGACTTCATAGCCACCACTTATGGTTAGGTCTTCTTGCAGACGCATTTGGATATGAAAGCTTATTTATGCAGTGTTGGAGAAATAGAGAACTTGTAATGGATCTTATGGAAGCAACTGCTGGTAGCAGAGTTATTATATCAACTAATATTATTGGTGGTGTCAGAAGAGATATTGATTCAGAACAACAAAAATATATATTGACTAATCTTGATAAATTAGAAGAAGAACTTAAGAAGATAGAAAGTGCATTTTTAGATGATTATACAGTTAAAAAAAGATTAGTAGATGTTGGAGTCCTTTCAAAAAAAGAAGCAGAAGAAGTTAGCTGTGTTGGACCAATGGCAAGAGCGAGTGGGATAAATACTGATCTTAGGATGACAGGCTATGCTGCTTATAACGAACTTGATTTTGAGCCAATAGTAGAAACTGATGGTGACTCTTATGCAAGAATGAAGGTAAGATTAAGAGAATGCTATCAATCAATTGACTTATTAAGACAGGTATTCTCAAAAATACCAGAGGGGCCAATATCAGTTCCTGTTAAAGGCTTTCCAAATGGTGAGATTGTTTCGCGTGTTGAACAACCAAGAGGTGAGGTTTTATATTATATAAAAGCAAATGGAACAAAAAATCTTGATAGGCTAAGAATTAGGACACCAACCTTCTCAAATATTCCTGCACTTATGAAGATATTACAGGGTGCTGATTTAGCTGAGGTTCCACTGCTTATATTAACAATAGATCCTTGCATTAGTTGCACTGAGAGATAA
- a CDS encoding NADH-quinone oxidoreductase subunit B family protein: MGIFKKAIKKSPWIVHYDCNSCNGCDIEILSCLTPVYDVERFGIVNVGNPKHADILVVSGSVNNRNARVLKNIYDQMPSPKAVVAIGACACSGGIFKECYNTLGGADTTVPVDVYVPGCAPRPEAIMEGILKAANILEEKKASKRKEVDLGVK, from the coding sequence ATGGGTATATTTAAGAAAGCAATAAAAAAATCACCATGGATAGTTCATTATGATTGCAATAGCTGTAATGGCTGTGATATAGAAATTTTATCTTGTCTTACACCTGTATATGATGTAGAAAGATTTGGTATTGTAAATGTTGGCAATCCAAAACATGCTGATATTTTAGTTGTTTCTGGTTCAGTTAATAATAGAAATGCAAGAGTATTAAAGAATATTTACGATCAAATGCCAAGCCCAAAAGCTGTCGTGGCAATTGGTGCTTGTGCTTGCTCTGGAGGAATATTTAAAGAATGTTATAATACCTTAGGTGGTGCTGACACAACAGTTCCTGTTGATGTTTATGTACCTGGATGTGCACCAAGGCCAGAAGCGATTATGGAAGGAATTTTAAAGGCAGCTAATATATTAGAAGAAAAAAAGGCATCAAAAAGGAAGGAAGTTGATTTAGGTGTTAAGTAA
- the hypD gene encoding hydrogenase formation protein HypD — protein sequence MLSVKINELVDEVKSNIEKIGKKLKIAEVCGTHTVSIYKNGFHVLFKDYIDFISGPGCPVCVTGEEYIDMLIEIADKKAIYVFGDLMRVPSSTISLSQAKANGRDVRIMYSPVEIVENIDDEKEYVIAAIGFETTIPIFALAIQRVIERKLTNVKFAVQLKLIDNPLKILLNDGLDVDGIILPGHVAAITGTRYFEFLESYKIPSVVSGFEALDILKTIKIISDKLLTKDYSIGNEYSRLVKTNGNERAYELIEKYFEKSDAYFRGIGVLKDSGLTLKKEYKYLEEEISYSNNQKISACRCSDVLTGKIKPYECSLFEKVCTPINPKGACMVSSEGSCAAYYKYGKCY from the coding sequence ATGCTGTCAGTGAAGATTAATGAACTTGTTGATGAAGTAAAAAGCAATATCGAAAAGATAGGGAAAAAGCTAAAAATAGCTGAGGTGTGTGGAACACATACAGTATCAATTTACAAAAATGGCTTTCATGTATTGTTTAAAGATTACATTGATTTTATTTCAGGACCGGGTTGTCCTGTTTGTGTTACGGGTGAAGAATATATTGATATGTTAATAGAGATAGCAGATAAAAAAGCTATATATGTTTTTGGGGATCTTATGAGAGTACCTTCATCAACCATTAGCTTATCTCAAGCAAAAGCAAATGGAAGAGATGTAAGAATAATGTATTCGCCAGTTGAAATTGTTGAAAATATTGATGATGAAAAAGAATATGTTATTGCTGCGATAGGATTTGAAACAACAATACCAATATTTGCGTTAGCAATACAAAGAGTTATTGAAAGAAAACTTACTAATGTTAAATTTGCAGTTCAATTAAAATTAATTGATAATCCACTTAAGATTTTATTAAATGATGGATTAGATGTAGATGGAATTATTCTTCCAGGGCATGTTGCAGCTATTACTGGAACAAGATATTTTGAATTTTTGGAAAGTTACAAAATACCTTCTGTTGTTTCAGGCTTTGAAGCGTTAGATATTTTAAAGACAATAAAGATTATTTCTGATAAATTATTAACCAAAGATTATTCTATTGGAAATGAATATAGCAGATTGGTTAAAACAAATGGAAATGAAAGGGCATATGAACTTATAGAAAAATATTTTGAAAAGAGTGATGCATATTTTAGAGGAATTGGCGTTTTAAAAGATTCCGGATTAACCTTAAAAAAGGAATATAAATATTTAGAAGAAGAAATTTCTTATTCAAATAATCAAAAAATATCAGCTTGTAGATGTAGTGATGTTTTAACTGGTAAAATAAAACCATATGAATGTAGTCTTTTTGAAAAGGTATGCACACCAATAAACCCAAAAGGTGCATGCATGGTATCAAGTGAAGGTTCATGTGCTGCATATTATAAATATGGGAAGTGTTATTAA
- a CDS encoding HypC/HybG/HupF family hydrogenase formation chaperone encodes MRKMCLGVPTKVIQIEGNKAIVDYMGVQKKIDISLLKNVSVGNYILVHAGVAIDKMDTEEYNEFNNLFEELKDAVSED; translated from the coding sequence ATGAGAAAAATGTGTTTAGGTGTGCCAACAAAGGTTATTCAGATTGAAGGGAACAAAGCAATAGTAGATTATATGGGTGTTCAAAAAAAGATAGATATATCACTTCTTAAAAATGTAAGTGTTGGTAATTATATTTTGGTACATGCTGGAGTAGCAATAGATAAAATGGATACTGAAGAATATAATGAGTTTAATAATCTATTTGAGGAATTGAAAGATGCTGTCAGTGAAGATTAA
- a CDS encoding NADH-quinone oxidoreductase subunit H, with amino-acid sequence MRNLLIVLATIVISPIIGGLIAGIDRKITARMQNRFGPPILQPFYDVVKLFSKESIAVSNSQFLYVILFFIFNIVALILFVLKMDLLLILFILAFAITALILGAMSTKSPFSRIGAHRELISMLAYEPILIAVVVGIYFVVGSFNIDKVLETKKMLFVELPLVFFAFSYVLTIKFRKSPFDLSTSHHGHQELVKGITTDFSGPMLGLIEIAHWYETVLLLLFVYLFFANNLFIAIIAIVACYFAEILIDNISARLTWKIMLKLTWSIALSAALVNLIWVYLKYRA; translated from the coding sequence GTGAGAAATTTACTTATAGTTTTAGCAACAATAGTTATTTCACCAATTATTGGAGGTTTAATTGCTGGTATTGATAGAAAAATTACAGCAAGGATGCAAAATAGATTTGGTCCTCCAATACTTCAGCCTTTTTATGATGTAGTTAAATTATTCAGTAAAGAATCAATAGCTGTATCAAATTCACAGTTTTTATATGTCATATTGTTTTTTATTTTTAATATTGTTGCTTTAATTCTATTTGTACTAAAAATGGATTTGTTACTAATTCTTTTTATACTTGCATTTGCAATAACAGCACTCATATTAGGTGCTATGTCCACAAAATCACCTTTTTCAAGGATTGGTGCACACAGAGAGCTTATTTCTATGCTTGCTTATGAACCTATACTTATTGCCGTTGTTGTAGGTATATACTTTGTTGTTGGAAGCTTTAATATAGATAAAGTGCTTGAAACAAAGAAAATGCTATTTGTTGAATTGCCATTAGTATTTTTTGCATTTTCATATGTTCTTACAATAAAGTTTAGAAAGTCTCCATTTGATTTATCAACTTCACACCATGGGCATCAAGAACTTGTAAAAGGCATAACAACAGATTTTAGTGGACCTATGCTTGGTCTTATAGAAATTGCACATTGGTATGAAACAGTTTTATTGCTTTTATTTGTTTATCTATTCTTTGCGAATAATTTATTTATAGCTATCATTGCAATAGTTGCATGCTATTTTGCTGAGATACTTATTGATAATATTTCAGCAAGATTAACATGGAAAATAATGCTTAAACTTACTTGGTCAATTGCATTATCAGCAGCGTTAGTTAATTTAATTTGGGTATACTTAAAATATAGGGCTTAA
- a CDS encoding 4Fe-4S dicluster domain-containing protein — protein sequence MFGMVKNVLKNLTSKPATRLYPFEKRAFFKNTRGSIDIEIDKCIFCGICQRKCPSNAIVVNKADKTWTLNQYKCVICNVCVESCPKKCILSNEQFNTPEGNKEIIIRQQEIVQQAEKPKIEAVNS from the coding sequence ATGTTTGGTATGGTAAAAAATGTTTTAAAAAATTTAACATCAAAACCTGCAACAAGGCTCTACCCATTTGAAAAAAGAGCATTTTTTAAAAACACAAGAGGAAGTATTGATATAGAGATTGATAAATGCATATTTTGTGGTATTTGTCAAAGGAAGTGCCCATCAAATGCAATTGTTGTTAATAAAGCTGACAAGACATGGACACTTAATCAGTACAAATGCGTTATTTGTAATGTTTGTGTAGAATCATGTCCTAAGAAATGTATTTTATCAAATGAACAGTTTAATACTCCAGAAGGAAACAAGGAGATTATTATAAGACAGCAGGAAATTGTCCAACAAGCTGAAAAACCAAAAATAGAGGCTGTAAATTCTTAA